The following coding sequences lie in one Schistocerca serialis cubense isolate TAMUIC-IGC-003099 chromosome 12, iqSchSeri2.2, whole genome shotgun sequence genomic window:
- the LOC126428181 gene encoding uncharacterized protein LOC126428181 has protein sequence MSDRRVALAMALLHLLIASAPPSADASLVEKDSTIPLKKQAQVATIRCAHPDRLKQSSARCHPLKPAPAWSSLPALNGEKPPLGRRNGLPSGVGTHRALKRAQPSPLPRPVDTVPTLTPSPPSSASWAASPETLTSPMSASMFFASSAVAPQMGEYVGTPEDSEVISCWGEQPPDLVTAASCMESFMDLKQYCNTSAFTEQPEGELNTPIIDLTKEPNFDIPSRTVPGNDSVDYSWRLNDTMGLNDNYSIEGWKETEESDAPAEEMDRMISDNNYNNNNDDDNNNINVGRDYTASEYNQLDPARYSHDVTFGNAAMPLFTKSELAGTETYTTTTTAMTGDEVFLVVDREEVVPPVAEEVIVKNEGWPQQTGRVVESDPSPVPDDPAGPRHSAPARRRRGLKVELPVPSVSAVALQVTPGTASGDLFQSVPQDFDLMKFLLEDGMPEEVPDPLAALCRDGWVPNSSTARVAPAGEKTAPSDVKGDLPDVKNDLPLSADKGRDDRTVETDRQHDTGNLRDTDRQREKLQLVIRKTDSPDGHESPSYAVVQRPQRAASRRVLEAIKEELQDDYGEEEYLPDDSEYGDELERESGDGRRTTGRKRRAPRGTRRERTRHEPPRQRRRTVSTSSADDVPICRRYRELRDKNNEASRRSRENRKMREAEMQEQRERLERENARLKVRAEELERLVDALRKALVAAVSTSASRRSTAEAETRTED, from the exons GTTGAGAAAGACTCAACTATCCCTTTAAAAAAGCAAGCGCAAGTCGCCACCATTCGTTGTGCACATCCTGACAGACTAAAG CAATCGTCTGCAAGATGTCACCCGCTCAAGCCAGCACCTGCGTGGTCCTCGCTGCCTGCCCTCAACGGAGAGAAGCCACCCCTCGGCAGGAGGAATGGGCTTCCCAGTGGGGTAGGAACCCACCGTGCCTTGAAGCGGGCTCAGCCGTCACCTTTGCCGCGACCCGTGGACACCGTACCCACTCTCACGCCCTCGCCACCCTCGTCGGCGAGCTGGGCGGCTTCGCCGGAGACTC TGACATCGCCGATGTCAGCGTCCATGTTCTTCGCAAGCTCCGCAGTCGCTCCTCAAATGGGAGAGTACGTGGGTACTCCAGAGGATTCGGAAGTGATCTCTTGCTGGGGCGAGCAGCCTCCAGACCTCGTGACGGCAGCCAGTTGCATGGAAAGCTTCATGGACCTGAAGCAGTACTGCAACACATCAGCCTTCACAGAACAACCAGAGGGTGAACTCAACACCCCAATCATAG ACCTTACCAAGGAACCAAACTTCGACATACCGTCTAGGACGGTCCCTGGAAATGACTCTGTCGACTACTCGTGGAGACTAAATGATACTATGGGATTAAATGATAACTACAGCATTGAGGGGTGGAAGGAGACAGAGGAGTCAGATGCCCCTGCAGAAGAAATGGATAGAATGATTAGTGACaacaactataataataataatgatgatgacaacaataaCATTAATGTGGGAAGAGACTACACAGCCAGTGAATATAACCAACTCGATCCTGCCCGTTACTCTCACGATGTGACATTCGGCAATGCTGCTATGCCGTTATTCACGAAGTCGGAACTCGCAGGCACAGAGACGTACACTACTACCACTACTGCGATGACAGGTGACGAAGTGTTTCTCGTGGTCGACCGCGAAGAAGTGGTTCCACCAGTTGCCGAAGAAGTGATAGTGAAGAACGAAGGGTGGCCGCAGCAGACGGGCCGCGTCGTCGAGTCCGACCCGAGTCCCGTACCGGACGACCCTGCCGGACCGAGACACTCCGCACCGGCTCGCCGGCGGCGCGGCCTCAAAGTCGAGTTGCCGGTGCCGAGTGTCTCTGCGGTTGCTCTGCAGGTCACTCCGGGCACTGCTTCGGGAGACCTGTTCCAGTCGGTGCCGCAGGACTTCGATCTCATGAAGTTCCTCTTGGAG GACGGAATGCCCGAGGAAGTTCCGGATCCGTTGGCAGCCCTGTGCAGAGACGGGTGGGTGCCCAACTCGAGCACAGCTCGTGTTGCGCCCGCCGGCGAGAAAACTGCCCCTTCGGACGTAAAGGGCGACTTACCCGACGTAAAGAATGACTTACCCCTCAGTGCCGACAAAGGACGGGACGACAGGACGGTGGAGACCGACCGGCAGCACGACACGGGCAATTTGCGGGACACGGACCGGCAGCGGGAGAAGTTGCAGCTGGTCATCCGTAAGACCGACAGCCCGGACGGCCACGAAAGTCCATCGTACGCCGTCGTCCAGAGGCCGCAGAGGGCGGCTTCGAGGCGAGTCCTCGAGGCTatcaaagaagagctgcaagacGACTACGGAGAAGAAGAATACTTGCCGGACGACAGCGAGTACGGAGACGAGCTCGAACGGGAGTCGGGCGACGGTCGGCGGACGACCGGGAGGAAGCGGCGGGCGCCCCGCGGGACTCGCCGGGAGAGGACGCGGCACGAGCCTCCCAGGCAGAGGAGGCGGACGGTCTCGACTTCGTCGGCTGACGATGTCCCGATCTGTCGCCGGTACCGGGAACTGAGAGACAAGAACAACGAAGCGTCACGGAGGTCTCGTGAAAACCGCAAGATGCGTGAAGCCGAGATGCAGGAGCAACGTGAGAGGTTGGAGAGGGAGAATGCCCGGCTGAAGGTCCGTGCGGAGGAGTTGGAGAGGCTGGTGGACGCCCTGCGTAAGGCGCTCGTCGCGGCAGTGTCGACGTCTGCCAGCAGGCGGAGCACCGCGGAGGCGGAGACGCGGACCGAGGACTGA